The genomic window CGCCGGACTCGACCTCGAAGCCGGCCACCGGCAGGTAGGCCACCCGCCCGTCGGGGGAGACGGCGAGGTCGGCGGGGGTGCGGTCGGTGCCGGGGACGGCGTGGCTCGCGGTGACCTCCCCGTCCTTGACCACGACCACGCGGAACGGGTCGTCGCCGGAGCCGGCCGTGAGCGTGGCGACGGCGGTGCCGTCGTCGGCCAGGCGCAGCGCGGACGGGATGCTGGCCGGCCGGTCGGGGGCGAGCTCGACGAGCTCGGGCTCCCGCAGGTCCTCGTCCCAGGTGCCCAGGACGGCGACGTCGGCCAGGTCGGGCGCGCGGGCGTCGCTGAGCAGCGCGACCGGCCCGTCGGGGCCCGCCTCGAGCGCCGCCACGGTGAGCCCCTCGCCGAGGTCCGTCTCGGCGGTGGTCTCCCCGGTCCGCGGGTCGAGGCCGACCAGCCGGTCGGCGGTGGCGGCGTACAGCCGGCGGCCGTCGGGAGAGAGGGCGGCGGCGGCGAGCTCCTCGAGGACCACCTCGGTGACCGTGGGATCGCCGTCCGCGGGGAGGCTGGTGATCCGGTCGGGACCGACGACGAGCGCGGTGCCGTCGGGCGTGACGAGCAGCTCCGTGCCGACCCCGTCGATCCGCCGGACCTCGCCCAGCCCGTCGGCGGTGAGCGGCGCGAGGTGGCCGACCGCGGGATCGGCGGTGTCGGCGAGGAGGACCAGCGCGCCGTCGTCGGTGGGCTCGAGGCCGACGACGTCGACGCCACCGGGCGCGACGGCGTCGAGGTCCACGGTGACCTGCAGCTCGCTGAACTCCCGGGGCGGCGGCGGCTCCTCGTCGCCGCGGGTGCACCCCGCAGCCGACATCGCGACGAAGGCCACGAGGGCGGCGCGGCGGGCGGGCATGCGGGCTCCGGGGGTCGGTGCGGCGAGTGTGGAGCCGGGGCGCGCGGGGCGGCAACCGCGCGCCGTGGTCTGATGCCTGCGGATGGTCCCCGGGCCCGCGGGCCCCGATCCGGAGGTGCGCTCGTGGCTGACGCCGAGGTCCTGCTCGAGGTCGACGGCGGCGTGGCGGTGGTGACGCTCAACGCCCCCGACCGCCGCAACGCGCTGACGCCGGCGATGGCGTCGGAGCTGATCGACGTCTTCGACCAGGTGGACGCCCAGCCCGAGGTCGGCGCGCTGGTGGTCCGGGCCGTGGGCAAGTCGTTCTGCGCGGGCGGCGACGTCGCGACGCTGACCAACGCCGGCAAGGACCCGGCCGCTCCCGAGAACTACGACGGCATGGGCCGGATCTACGACTCCTTCTACCGGCTGGGCCAGGTGAAGGTGCCGACCATCGCGGCGGTGCGCGGGTCCGCGGTGGGCGCCGGGATGAACATGCTGCTGGCCGCCGACCTGCGGATCGTGGCCAACGACGCCCGGCTGCTGGCCGGCTTCCTCAAGCGCGGCCTGCACCCGGGCGGCGGGCACTTCGTCATCCTGTCGCGGCTGATCGGCCGCGAGGCCGCCGCGGCGATGGCGCTGTTCGGCGAGGAGATCAACGGTCCCAAGGCCGTGGAGCTCGGCCTGGCGTGGGAGTCGGTGGACGAGTCCGCCGTCGAGGACCGCGCGCTGGAGCTGGCCCGCCGCGTGGCCGCCGACCCCGAGCTCGCCCGCGTGGCCGTGGGCAACTTCCGCCGGGAGGTCGTCAACGGCGCGGTGAGCTGGGAGGTCGCCACCCAGTTCGAGCGCCCCGCGCAGATGTGGTCGATGCGCCGGTCCGCGAAGGACTGACCCGCAGGCGCCCCGGTGACGGCGACGGACCGGTCGTGCTGCGGCTCCAGCGCTCGACCGTCCCGTGGGTCGCGGCGTCGCGGTCCTCGGGGCGCCGGCCGTACCGCACCGTCACCGGGGACCGCCCGTCGACCGCGCGACCTCGCCGAGGAGGACCTGCGCCTCCACGAGCGGCTCGACGCGCCCGCCGAGCAGGCCGCTGACCAGCCGCAGGTCGGGCCGGTCGGGCAGGTCGCCGATCGGCAGGAGGACGGGGGACTGCCGGCCGTCGGGGCCGATCCAGGACAGCCGGAGGCTGCGGGCGTCGAAGACCAGCGGCTGCAGCAGGCTCGCCCAGCGACGGGTGAGCGCGAGCGGGGAGCGGACGGGGACGTCGGCGACAGCGGGTGTGGTCACGCGGCACACCGTGGCAGCGCCGGAGGACGGGCCCGGGAGTCGTCCACAGGCCGGTCACCCGATGAGGAAGGCGGTGGTCGAGGGGCCGTCGGCGTCGATGCACGAGCCCACGACGGCGAGGGTGCGGCCGTCCGCGGAGGGCGCC from Geodermatophilus normandii includes these protein-coding regions:
- a CDS encoding enoyl-CoA hydratase-related protein, encoding MADAEVLLEVDGGVAVVTLNAPDRRNALTPAMASELIDVFDQVDAQPEVGALVVRAVGKSFCAGGDVATLTNAGKDPAAPENYDGMGRIYDSFYRLGQVKVPTIAAVRGSAVGAGMNMLLAADLRIVANDARLLAGFLKRGLHPGGGHFVILSRLIGREAAAAMALFGEEINGPKAVELGLAWESVDESAVEDRALELARRVAADPELARVAVGNFRREVVNGAVSWEVATQFERPAQMWSMRRSAKD